Proteins from a single region of Flavobacterium sp. YJ01:
- a CDS encoding UPF0489 family protein — translation MESEQFEINNKQIFICEEHHHVLKFWNQFRDEQPYLLTFDHHTDLHRAFQGFLDTISYSGKRWKSQEEWDQEQSRLLSEMFGGHWNIINDLKHDEHIDAAIRAGIIKKALVYSHDSYHNKPDRVYCINGNENYNGQPVINNSQSYHLPSTIINSPDLERRFSLFDLCIPREEWIKNYILDIDLDFFQTKESITPKDTAFFKMLLEKARGISIAKESKWIAVWVREHDADLSVEFLLETLLDLIKK, via the coding sequence ATGGAAAGTGAACAATTTGAAATTAATAATAAACAGATTTTTATCTGTGAGGAGCACCACCATGTACTCAAATTTTGGAATCAATTTCGAGATGAGCAGCCATATCTTCTAACATTTGATCATCACACCGATCTTCACAGAGCCTTCCAAGGATTCTTGGACACAATATCATATTCAGGAAAGCGATGGAAATCACAAGAAGAGTGGGATCAAGAACAATCCAGACTGCTTTCAGAAATGTTTGGCGGACATTGGAATATAATTAATGATTTGAAGCATGATGAACATATAGATGCGGCAATCAGAGCCGGTATTATAAAAAAGGCGCTTGTGTACAGCCATGATTCATATCATAACAAACCTGACCGGGTGTATTGCATAAATGGAAATGAAAATTATAACGGACAGCCCGTCATCAATAATTCTCAATCTTACCACCTCCCATCAACGATAATTAACAGTCCCGATTTAGAAAGAAGGTTTAGCCTCTTCGATCTCTGCATCCCGCGTGAAGAATGGATAAAGAATTACATATTGGATATCGACTTAGACTTTTTCCAGACAAAGGAATCAATAACTCCCAAAGACACGGCTTTTTTCAAGATGCTTCTCGAAAAAGCCAGAGGGATATCTATTGCAAAAGAAAGTAAATGGATTGCGGTTTGGGTTCGTGAACACGACGCTGATTTATCTGTAGAGTTTCTTCTTGAAACTTTATTAGATCTAATAAAAAAATAA